The nucleotide sequence ACACATGCATTTTTTTTTCGCGACTAATAAAGGTAAACCATAAGATGCATTTTCTCATATATACTAACTCCTAGAAAATATACTATAAACAGTATGGTAGCTAAAATGGGAGCAAACAGCATATTAGGAACATAAACAGCAATATCAGCAAGTGGATGAAGTTAAAAAAGATTGTGAAGAGAAAAACGTACAGGCTTCACATCCCCGTTCCATATGCAGTGTACGGCTAAGAATCCAATCACAGCTGGAACAATATATAGAAGAGCGGGCTGGAAAAAACAAAGGCCAAGTCAAACGTAAGGGCGATGTGGTTCTTACAAAGGGAAATAAAGTGTAAAAGCTTCATTTTAAGACACCAACCTGAGCAGCTTGAAACCAGTTCATAACAAATATGGTAAGAGCCAAACCAAATGTGTATCCTATAAATGCACTCTTAAAGTATTGCGGCCCCTTCCCTCTGGAGACGTCAAAGCGAAGGGCCAATGCAACAAAAATACCTGAATGATTGAAGTGATCAAATGTTACCAATTGTATCTACTCAAGCAAAAAACAGTTGAAAGATGAAAAGAATGCAATATCATGGCATACGCTAATAATAAGCATGCGTAAGAAACAGAAAAATACATTCAGTAGCTACTCACAATAAGTaagctttttatttttaatatggtAAACCTCATCCCAGTTGGTATTAGGTTTCTATGACTACTTGTCGTTTCTTTCATTTCGGTTATCTTACTATCCCGTTGTTATTTATGTTGCCTTTACATGGCTTCTCGTTGTTGCCCCTTATGTTTCATTCATGTGGTGCTTTTGCTTTCCTGAGTCaaaggtctattggaaacaggCTCTCTATCTCCACAacgtaggggtaaggtctgcgtacacactactaaCCCCAAACCCCACTATGTGAAATTATACTTGGTATGTTGTTGTTGGTAAACCTCATCCCACctccaccccccaccccccaccccttTTTTTCTTCCAGGGACCGACAGTGGCTTTTTCCACCATTTCCCTTACTGCCTCAAACCCCAAACCACACGGTTTGAGGTGGAGGATCCCTCCCGCTAGGCCAAACCTCTCTGTTCTAATCACATAAAGTAAAATGGAGTTTTTATGCAAACGGTGGTTATACCGGGGATAACTATATCTCCAAGACCCAACATTGAGAAGGGGCGTTTAGCATCTGCTGTGGGGAACAAAAGCTGCAGAGAAAGCGATGTTATAATCAGGACTCTGTAACTAACAAAGGCACGGAATGAATCGACCAAAAAAAAGGCATGGAATGAGAAATTAAAAGAAACAGCTGCATAAGAAAATCAGTATGCACACCTTGATAGGAGCATCAAAAGATTTAGCAACACTGACCATCACTGGGGTAAAAAAGACCCAGAATATGTCATACACAAAAAGTCCTGCCTGCATTCAACATCAGCCACAAGTTAATGGATATAAATAGTTGCGTAAACAAGCAAAAACGCCTACATAAAAGAATACCTCAAAAATGTCTAAAAACTCAACAATTGGGATGATCCATGCAAATGTTATGTATTTTTGTATGCAAAATCATTAATTGCTCAACAATAATCATCACTACTAGCTCATTTCATGAAATTTTTTTCCCGCTTGAACAAAGGGATATGTGGTTAGCATCAAATTCAAAAAGACAAGTAATATGTAGTTTAAGGCTAGAAACATAAACAGAATACAGCTGTCAACCATGTAAAATTTTCCTTCTTACCAATAGTATGGCACCAGTCTTAAACGATCCAAGTGAAAGCATTTCAATACCCTGAAAATCAAAATGGCAATTGgaaaatcaatatcaatccgTAGACATGACATAAGAGAGAATCAAACACTTCACCCCTGCAAAAATCTCCATTAATTCAATGTATATAAATAGAAAATCACAATcacaaataaatagaaaattcaaTGTATATAATGACGCAATGTGAGAGTATGGGTGCACGTCATGAGTTAGAACCCTATCACTAACAAGTAGCCCGCTATATTAGTGGGAGCGTGATAGAGGGATAGGCCTATACGCTCCTAGTTTAATAAATGTAGGCCAACTCGTGGGAGAATTCTAGTTATCAAACaaataaaagaggaagaaatCAAGTGCAATCGTGGATTCAAATGCTAGATATAAAGGGAGGTAGCCTTTGCATCTAGTATTAAAGAGAAACCATGCTTGGTTACGAGAACATGTATAGACAGACGAGTGCAACATTTTTATTGATGAAATGCGACCTCTTCATTCAAGAGTCTTAGTTAGTACTTCCTCTATCCCAATTTATATGATACACTTTTCACTTTGAAATATCCCAAATTGTATAATACCATTGTACTAATAATACTATTTTACAGAactttttattttgaaatatcCTGATGGATATGCCGACAAACCTGAATGCAAAAAGCAAGGCCCAAAACGTTGTTAGCTAGCCAATGCTTCTGTTTAGCATACCAAACACAGAAGATGGTTCCAGGAATTGCCGCAACAATCTGAGACCTTGTGAACTCAATCTCCAAAGCTGAAAAAGAGACGAAACAAAATAATTAAGATGAGATCTGTACGCCCAAGGATTCTAAAGGATCAATTGGCATTTCAGAAGAGATAAGAAAGGAGGGGCCTACAGCGGAAATATGGGAAGTGCCATATTATGAGATCATCATTCCACTTTTTCGGCAAGAATCGTCTAATAGCAGGTAACAATGTCGCGCTGCAAAGACACAAAGAAAGAGATGACATCCAATACACCCACAGAAAAACTACTATTCAAGAACTTGTTATAGAATATATTAAGCATAGCAGAATGATCCATACGGAGAGAACATACGAAAGTGCAGCAATGCCAAGTACGAAGAAGTAGCACGTCAATACGGCATTAACCAGGTCTTTTGACAGGAACTTAAAAAGCAAGAACAATGACAAGAGCATCGCACTTCCAACCAAAGGGAACCTCATTGCATGTTCATTAGACATTGTTTCCTGGAAAACAGCAATAGAATATGTTTAAGTGACACCAAAACAGATCTGAGAAAAAGCGAAGCTGCAACTTGGAGTACACAAGATATACCGAAGGTGGAGTAGGCTTGACAGAACGGTAGCATCCCACAAAGACAGTAAGGCAAGCTGTTACTATGACATTTACATTTGGATCCACATTCACCACCAGTGGTGCCAGACTCAAACCTGAAATCCACCAAAAAAGCAAGAGTTTCAAGGTAATGGCGTCAATATAAAATTTAGAAAGTGATGTGAAATTGCCATGACCAGATAATCGTACATTGTAATCCCCAAATAGCATATATTATTCGAGGGATAAGCTCCAGCACGAACGAGAAGCATTTTGGAAAGGGGTTTTAAAAAGGAGAAAAACGAGGGCATCAGAAACAAATATTCCTTGAGGGTACTTGTAAATTTCCAAGAACAGAATAGCTACTATTACGTAGTGAAATGCTCTCAAAAAGGTATATGATGAAACAAACATCTAAAATATAAGAaaatgctaaaaaaaaaaaaaaaaaaaaaaaaaaaacacttgaC is from Nicotiana tabacum cultivar K326 chromosome 18, ASM71507v2, whole genome shotgun sequence and encodes:
- the LOC107791309 gene encoding signal peptide peptidase codes for the protein MKNVERLANVALLGLSLAPLVVNVDPNVNVIVTACLTVFVGCYRSVKPTPPSETMSNEHAMRFPLVGSAMLLSLFLLFKFLSKDLVNAVLTCYFFVLGIAALSATLLPAIRRFLPKKWNDDLIIWHFPYFRSLEIEFTRSQIVAAIPGTIFCVWYAKQKHWLANNVLGLAFCIQGIEMLSLGSFKTGAILLAGLFVYDIFWVFFTPVMVSVAKSFDAPIKLLFPTADAKRPFSMLGLGDIVIPGIFVALALRFDVSRGKGPQYFKSAFIGYTFGLALTIFVMNWFQAAQPALLYIVPAVIGFLAVHCIWNGDVKPLLEFDEGKTKGAEEADAKESKKVE